From the Mycoplasmatota bacterium genome, one window contains:
- a CDS encoding manganese catalase family protein, producing the protein MWVYEKKLQFPVNIRKPNLKLANAISTQFGGPNGELGAAIRYLTQRINMPTSKSKAVLNDIGTEELAHLEMIQSIIFQLSRDATPEEFKEAGLQGYYAVWDNHIFPQSPSGEAFTTASMSNTSDPVANLHENLAAESKARATYEQILNLTDDPDVTKPINFLRVREVIHFQRFGETLDDIQLHQSMRNQFVVKKDTSL; encoded by the coding sequence ATGTGGGTATATGAAAAGAAATTACAATTTCCAGTTAATATCAGAAAACCAAACTTGAAATTAGCGAATGCGATATCAACTCAATTTGGGGGTCCAAATGGCGAATTAGGAGCAGCGATTCGTTATTTAACACAACGAATTAATATGCCAACAAGTAAATCTAAAGCTGTATTAAATGATATTGGTACAGAAGAACTAGCTCATCTAGAAATGATACAATCTATCATTTTTCAACTATCTAGAGATGCAACGCCTGAAGAATTTAAGGAAGCAGGCCTTCAAGGTTATTATGCTGTCTGGGATAATCACATTTTCCCACAAAGCCCGTCAGGAGAAGCTTTTACAACTGCTTCTATGAGTAATACTAGTGACCCTGTTGCTAACTTACATGAAAATTTAGCAGCAGAATCAAAAGCAAGAGCTACCTACGAACAAATACTAAATCTAACAGATGACCCAGATGTCACAAAACCAATTAATTTTCTAAGAGTTAGAGAAGTAATTCATTTTCAAAGATTTGGAGAAACATTAGATGATATACAATTACATCAATCCATGAGAAATCAATTTGTTGTTAAAAAAGATACTAGTTTATAA
- a CDS encoding spore coat protein CotJB translates to MLTKEELNKKIQELSFSAVDLNLFLNTHPNDPQALKDYSYVSKSLQQLRQLYNEKYGPFFNFGESPFSGNYWNWVAEDDKWPWEGDMEV, encoded by the coding sequence ATGTTAACTAAAGAAGAGTTAAATAAAAAAATACAAGAATTAAGTTTTTCTGCTGTTGATTTAAATTTATTTTTAAATACACATCCGAATGATCCACAAGCATTAAAGGATTATAGTTATGTTTCTAAGTCATTACAACAATTAAGACAATTATATAATGAAAAGTATGGACCATTTTTTAACTTTGGTGAATCTCCTTTTAGTGGTAACTATTGGAATTGGGTAGCTGAAGATGACAAATGGCCATGGGAAGGAGACATGGAGGTATAA
- a CDS encoding spore coat associated protein CotJA: protein MNHVYRQSRDNKYSPKLAQAYVPYQQYHNLYNVNEALYKGTIFKDLYQEYKSPYPFKS, encoded by the coding sequence ATGAATCATGTCTATAGGCAATCACGAGATAATAAATATAGTCCTAAACTAGCTCAAGCTTATGTACCTTATCAACAATATCACAATTTATATAATGTTAATGAGGCTTTATATAAAGGTACAATATTTAAAGATTTATATCAAGAATATAAATCACCATATCCATTTAAATCATAG
- a CDS encoding ATPase, producing MNNICKVKHVFPGGNTTQGFYSFYDYILPQEEANHIYCLKGGPGVGKSSFMKKIGKKMTDLNYFVEYHHCSSDPNSLDALVIPSLKIALIDGTSPHIVDPQNPGAVDEILNLGQFWNEEGMKQHKHDVINTNEDIKRQFDKAYQYLKAAKEVYNTYEITEKKAFDQNVYNVVKAKLISELFHNIPIKHKLGKDRHLFGYALTPIGITEFRDTLICNYETRYIIKESVGASSEELMNEIVKEAIKKGLYLECYHSPIKVEKIEDILIPELNLSISVDNKYNNFDFEYNKKINLLNLLNKDTLNDYNDEINEDKELFEVLLYKALHYINKAKSLHDKLEEYYIPNMNFKEVDKYMETVLAKILKNKK from the coding sequence ATGAATAATATTTGTAAAGTAAAACATGTTTTTCCAGGTGGTAATACAACTCAAGGGTTTTATTCATTTTATGATTATATACTTCCTCAAGAAGAAGCTAATCATATTTATTGTCTTAAAGGTGGACCTGGTGTGGGAAAATCTTCATTTATGAAAAAAATAGGAAAAAAAATGACAGATTTAAATTATTTTGTTGAATATCATCATTGTTCATCAGATCCAAATTCATTAGATGCGCTTGTTATTCCATCTTTAAAAATTGCATTAATCGACGGAACTAGCCCTCATATAGTTGATCCTCAAAATCCTGGTGCTGTAGATGAAATCTTGAATTTAGGTCAATTTTGGAATGAAGAGGGTATGAAACAACATAAACATGATGTGATTAACACAAACGAAGATATCAAAAGACAATTTGATAAAGCTTATCAATATTTAAAAGCAGCTAAAGAAGTATATAATACCTACGAGATAACAGAGAAGAAGGCTTTTGATCAAAATGTATATAATGTGGTAAAGGCTAAATTAATTTCTGAATTGTTTCATAATATCCCAATAAAACACAAACTTGGAAAAGATCGCCATTTATTTGGATATGCATTAACCCCTATTGGGATTACAGAATTTCGAGATACTTTAATATGTAACTATGAGACAAGATATATTATTAAAGAATCAGTTGGAGCATCAAGTGAAGAGCTTATGAATGAAATTGTAAAAGAAGCAATTAAAAAAGGGTTATATCTAGAGTGTTATCACTCTCCAATTAAGGTAGAAAAAATAGAAGATATCTTAATTCCTGAATTAAACCTTTCAATCTCTGTGGATAATAAATATAATAACTTTGATTTTGAATATAATAAGAAAATAAATTTATTGAATTTATTAAATAAAGATACTCTTAATGATTATAATGATGAAATTAATGAAGATAAAGAACTATTTGAAGTCTTGCTCTATAAAGCATTACATTATATAAACAAAGCAAAAAGTCTTCATGATAAACTAGAAGAGTATTATATACCAAATATGAATTTCAAAGAAGTTGACAAATATATGGAAACAGTCCTTGCTAAAATATTGAAGAACAAAAAATAA